A genomic segment from Spinacia oleracea cultivar Varoflay chromosome 3, BTI_SOV_V1, whole genome shotgun sequence encodes:
- the LOC110783072 gene encoding uncharacterized protein: protein MIDLVVMKGPKRDSSIVKGPRDKFSRRFTANLFTRVLSNGEKCDREWLVYSKELDRVFCFCCKVFKKGIGRGLLANEGFSDWAHIGERLREHEIGMEHVKNMATWYELRLRLNKNETIDKTSQRLIEKEKEHWTNVLKRIISIVKFLAKHNLAFRGSNERLYQNSNGNFLGLIEMLAEFDPIIQEHVRRITNDDIHVHYLGHTIQNELILLLASAIKTEIIKKIKQAKYFSVILDCTPDASHQEQMSLIIRYVNISSNSVTIEESFLGFLNVNVTTGQGLFDVIQNELKNLDLDIFDVRGQGYDNGSNMKGKHQGVQKKFLDINPRAFYTPCGCHSLNLALCDMANSCGKARDFFGTIQRIYTIFSNSTKRWQILKDNVKGLTPKSLSATRWESRVDSVKAIRSQMSSFREALLEVSELTEIDSKIQSEAKSLAENELGDFEFLISIVVWFEILSAINIVSKLLQSKDMLIDVAMDKIKGLILFFEGYRETGFYNALENAKEIALDLNIDPVFPERRIIRRKRQFDENSSTPSVQLSGEESFRVNYFLCLVDQAIVSLNKRFEQYKDYDVIFGFLFTSDSLQSLDDASLKFCCSNFEKALKHNEHSDIDGNELYVELKLLRELLPRGKMGPMDILTFLGLDCFPNTIVAYRILLTIPVTVASAERSFSKLKLLKSYLRSTMLQERLNGLALIAIENDLLETVQYEDLVDEFASKSVRRMALFK, encoded by the coding sequence ATGATTGATTTGGTAGTGATGAAAGGTCCTAAAAGAGATTCTTCCATTGTGAAGGGTCCTAGAGATAAATTTTCTAGACGATTTACTGCTAATTTGTTCACTAGAGTTTTATCAAATGGGGAAAAGTGCGATAGAGAATGGCTTGTTTATTCCAAAGAACTTGATAGagtattttgtttttgttgcaaAGTTTTTAAAAAAGGGATCGGTAGAGGGTTATTAGCGAATGAAGGTTTTAGTGATTGGGCACACATAGGTGAAAGACTTAGAGAGCATGAGATAGGCATGGAACATGTTAAGAATATGGCCACTTGGTATGAGTTACGCCTAAGACTCAATAAGAATGAAACTATTGATAAAACGTCTCAAAGACTAATTGAGAAAGAGAAGGAGCATTGGACCAATGTTTTAAAAAGAATTATTTCAATAGTAAAGTTCCTTGCTAAACATAATTTGGCCTTTCGTGGTTCTAATGAGAGATTGTATCAAAATAGCAATGGAAACTTTTTGGGCTTAATTGAAATGTTAGCCGAGTTTGACCCAATTATCCAAGAGCATGTAAGACGTATTACAAATGATGATATTCACGTTCATTATCTTGGACATACCATCCAAAATGAGTTAATACTTTTGCTTGCTTCTGCAATTAAAactgaaattattaaaaaaattaaacaagcaAAGTATTTCTCAGTGATACTTGATTGTACCCCTGATGCTAGCCACCAAGAACAAATGTCTTTGATAATAAGGTATGTGAATATTTCTTCGAATTCTGTTACCATTGAGGAatcttttttaggatttttaaatgtTAATGTTACTACTGGGCAAGGACTTTTTGATGTTATACAAAACGAGTTGAAAAATCTTGATCTTGATATATTTGATGTGCGAGGACAAGGTTATGATAATGGGTCAAATATGAAAGGAAAACATCAAGGTGTGCAAAAGAAATTTTTAGATATAAATCCGAGAGCCTTTTATACTCCTTGTGGTTGTCATAGTCTTAATTTGGCATTGTGTGATATGGCTAACTCTTGTGGTAAAGCTAGAGATTTTTTTGGAACTATTCAACGCATTTATACAATTTTTTCCAATTCTACTAAGAGATGGCAAATTTTAAAAGATAATGTAAAAGGATTGACCCCAAAATCATTGTCGGCCACTCGTTGGGAGAGTCGTGTAGATAGTGTCAAAGCTATAAGATCTCAAATGTCATCTTTTAGAGAAGCTTTACTTGAGGTATCGGAATTAACTGAAATTGATTCCAAAATACAAAGTGAAGCTAAATCCTTAGCAGAAAATGAGCTTGGTGATTTTGAGTTTTTAATATCAATAGTTGTTTGGTTTGAAATATTATCTGCAATTAATATTGTTAGCAAGCTTTTACAATCAAAAGATATGCTTATTGATGTTGCTATGGACAAAATAAAGGGGTTAATATTGTTTTTTGAAGGATATAGAGAAACTGGTTTTTATAATGCCTTGGAAAATGCTAAGGAAATTGCCCTAGATTTGAACATTGATCCAGTATTTCCTGAAAGACGTATAATTCGTAGAAAAAGACAGTTTGATGAAAATTCAAGTACCCCATCAGTTCAGTTATCCGGAGAGGAGTCTTTTAGAGTTAATTATTTTCTTTGCCTAGTTGATCAAGCCATTGTTTCTCTTAATAAGAGATTTGAGCAATATAAAGATTATGATGTTATTTTTGGTTTCTTGTTTACTTCTGACTCATTACAATCATTAGATGATGCAAGTTTGAAGTTTTGTTGTAGTAATTTTGAAAAGGCATTGAAACATAATGAGCATTCTGATATTGATGGGAATGAATTATATGTGGAGCTAAAGTTACTGAGAGAACTATTACCTCGAGGAAAGATGGGACCTATGGATATATTAACCTTTTTAGGCTTAGATTGTTTTCCTAATACAATTGTTGCTTATAGAATTTTATTGACTATTCCTGTGACAGTTGCATCTGCAGAAAGAAGTTTTTCAAAATTGAAGTTGTTGAAGTCTTACTTGCGGTCTACCATGCTACAAGAGAGACTTAATGGATTAGCATTGATAGCAATTGAGAACGACCTTTTGGAGACCGTCCAATATGAAGACTTGGTAGATGAGTTTGCTTCTAAAAGTGTTAGACGAATGGCGCTTTTTAAGTAG